A stretch of DNA from Carassius carassius chromosome 22, fCarCar2.1, whole genome shotgun sequence:
AAGAGATACATGTTATGAATTTAGATATGATTTTATGGAATGCATTTATTCCACAGGCACGCAAGCGTCTCTTCATCTGCTATGCGGACAGGGAGTGACAGACGCAGACTGAATACTCGGGTGTGCCAGAAATCTGCGCTGTTCGCTCGAGCGCACTCCATCCCCGCGAGCGCGTCTCATTGCGATCAACACGCGCGGCATGATTCTCATCCCAGCGTTTCACTGTGGTCAGgtataatgtgttttatttctctGAGAAGTGCCCACGGGATTACATCGGATGGAGCAGCGGTACGCCGTTAAATCAGCAGCCGAGAGGAGAGCGATATTTGCGTTCAATCTGAGAAGAATGGACAGGCAGAATATGATGCAGTGCTAGTGTCGTCATTCGAACATCTGTTATTTCTGTTAAACGCAACAGCCAGATTTATCACGGAAAGTATTTTATATCGTGTAATAGCCTCATGGAAACAACCCTTTGGACTGTGTAAGGTagattattgtttatatataaatatatacgtgcataggcctatatatatatatatgaataaataaatgcatttaatctcTTAAAGTTTGGGAATTCGCAAACCATCTCAGTATTGTTAATTGATTCCGGTCATCATTAAGTATTCATACTGACATTTCCGCTGGTAGTATTATCTCCGCTGCACTGGAATGCGTTTTCTTTATATGAGCTGTCTTCATTTGAGTTTACTCATTATTTTTGCTGTCCCAAGTGTGATTATTCACCTTAATAAGATTGCTTGGCTGAATGATGCGGATGCATAGAGGCTGAATGAGAAGGGAGCTGGAAGAGAACATCATTGGAGTCACGGACAGACTGCCACATCCACGCTGAACGAATCACTGTGACATCTGGCACTAAAACTGCTTAGACTGTCCTGACATCTGTGAGCCATTCTGTCTGTACTTGAGTTTAGTTGGCACCCCAGGCAACATCCAGAGAGGGCCGAGTCCAGATTCAATCCACAGAGGACCAGAGTCTAAACTAAATGCAGAGTGGAATGAGTCTGGACTGAATTCATAAAATTAAATTCAACCCTAATTCCAGAATCAATCCAGAGAGGACCTGGATTCAGTCTCAATCTGGATAGGATCTGAATCCAGACTGAATTCATAAAGGACTGAAATCTAGACTGAATCTGGATAGGACCTGAATCCACTCCATCCAGATAGGATATGAATTCTGACTGAATCCAATAAAGAAGCTCACTGCTTTGCCAACTCACGGAGCATCTAAATCCAAATTGAATCTAGATACAACCTAACTCTAGATTTCATCCAGATTTAACCAGAATCCAGTATCAATCCAAATAGGATCTGTATCCAAAAAAGTATCCTGATAGGAACTTAATCCAGATAAAACTGAGTGCAGTTCCAATCCACAGTGGATCTGAGCCCAACTGAACTCAAATAGAACCTAAATCTAGATTCAGTCCACTTAGGATCTGAATTCAAACATCAAGGTTGACTCCAGAGAGCGCCTGAGAACAGAATCCAGACTAAATACAGGGTAAACCTAGTCAAGGTTGAATCCAATTGGGGACCTGAGTCCTGTTTGAATCCATAAAGTACTGAATCCATCTATGATCCCTGGGACACCTGCAGCAATGCTCCCAGCCACGGAGGCAGCCAAGATCTACCAGACCAACTACGTCAGGAACTCTCGTGCCATCGGGGTCCTGTGGGCCATCTTCACCATCCTCTTCGCCATCGTCAATGTGGTATGTTTCGTTCAGCCCTACTGGATCGGGGATGGCATGGACACACCACAGGCCGGTTACTTCGGCCTCTTTCACTACTGCATAGGGAATGGATTGTCCCGGGACCTGACGTGCCAGGGGAGCTTCACAGAGTTTGGCTCTATCCCGTCTAGCGCCTTCAAAGCTGCGTCCTTCTTCATTGGGATGTCCATGGTGTTGGTCCTCTCCTGCATTGGCTCTTttgccttcttcttcttctgcagtACAGCCACTGTGTATAAGATCTGCGGGTGGATGCAGCTGGCAgcaggtgagtgagtgagtgacagtgCATCCTTTGAAAGTTTCCCAATGCGTACTGATGTATGAGTAGCCAAGAGCCAGGAGTTCAGTATGAAAGTGTGGAACCCAGAAATACAATCTGTGaagtcaaaaacacacacacacacacacacacagttggcaTATTCTAATATTCTTTACAAGTTTGTCATGGCACCATACAAAAAAGAAACACTATTTTCATAGTACTTTaaacagtaccattcaaaagtttgtggtaatttttaaagaaattaacactttcaTTCAACATGGATGCATTAAGTGatcaaagtaaagacatttatattgtggcaaaaaaacaaacattttttgagcaccaaatcatcatattaaaatgatttctacaagatcatgtgacactgaagactggactaatggctgctgaaaattcagctttgccatcacgggaataaattacattataaaatatattcaaatagaaaataaatatatattatttcaatttaaaataaaaaaatgaaattgaaataatttcaaataacttCTGAACAtgcatttaaattgtaaatacaaGGATTTTCAGTAGTGGTCTAACAATTTGtggtaaaatttaattatttttatatacatataaatctcAGATTTTGAATGTTTTCTCAGGTGTTTGGACCTCACTGTAATATATATAAGACTAAACAGTTCCAATGTCATTATGTGGATTCCTAACAAATATTTCAACCATTATTTAAAATGCTGTGTAATGACACCTTAGTTTACACTGCCATCTGTGTGATTTcttctgtaaaaaaacaacatctCTAGATAGGCTTAGTTTATTTTGGTTCTGTTTTTTTCCCCTGTTAATTTGTATTCTTAACAGAGTCAAGAAGTTTAAAAACTCCAGGGTTCCATTTAGTTTGATGCATTTTCAGGAGTGACTGACCACCCTCTCtgactgtgaatgtgtgtgtctgtgtgtgtgtgactggtgGACTGTGCTCTGCCTATCAGTTTTTGCTGTTGGAAGGGACGGATGCACCACAAGAAAAAATATGTTCTAAACATATCCAGAAAATCTTCTGAAAATGTTGAGCACTCTGTGAACATTTCATATTTTCTCAGGGAGGAAAAAGACAGGGGTTGTCTATTTTTGTACCTTGCCTCGAGGACTTCAGGTGCATTTGGAAGTAACTCACAGTTGTGGACAAATTACTGTCATTGGTGGCTTATGTGCAGCTGTCAGAGCAAAATGACACAGGATGTTCTTGCAAGCCTCCATAGTACTTACATATTAAATAGCTGTTTATAGAGAACAATTCTGTGaaaatttactcaacctcatatcattccaaatccatatgatttttttccttatgtgaaacacaaaagatgtttaACAGAAAGTCAACTCAGCTCTTTTGATCTTGGTCAACTCTTCTTCCATAGTATCTGTAGTGGGTTTCTTAGCCATAACTTTGTCTCTAAAGATATTCAGTTGGGTTAATATCAAGACTCTGGGCTGGCcgttttttatttcaatgttctTAGCGTCAAGGACTGCTTTACCTGTTTTGCAGTGTGACGGGGCATTGTCTTGCATGAAATTTACCGGCTGATTTGAATTGGAATTGCTTGCAGGGAAGGTAACGCATGTTGCTGAAGATGTTTCtgaaaaacatttgcattcactCTGCCATGTAGCTATATAAGAGTCCCAACTCCTACTGCAGAAAACATTCCCCAAAGCATGACACTATCCTCCACCTTTCACTTACTTCTTTACACACTTTGGGTTGAGTCCTTCCCCAGTTTGATGATGTACAAAGTTCCCCATCAGacccaaataaattaaacttgctcTCATTACTCAAGGAAACTTTGGACCAGTTCTTCTCTCTTCGCACAACATGCTCCTCAGCAAAGGTGAGTCTAGCCTTTTGATTCTTCGTGCTCATGAGATGCTTCAGTCTGACATCTCTTATACAGATCCTTACCCTGTTCAGCGTTCAGCTGGcgagcaattccagctgcagtgttgaacCGATTCCCCATTGAGATTCTCCACATTATCCTGCCCCCTCATGCATTTTTCTTACATGGACGACCAGCTTTTTTGAGGCAGCTTGAATGAATTGGTGTCATTGTAAAGCTGCAATTTTCAAGAAATCATAGATTTGGAATGACCACGTTCTCCTGCAGTGGTTGAAAGGGTCATCCCTTTAGCCTTCATCTGGACAACCTCCTGTGGGAGGGTTTCAGTCACCTTAGAGCAGCCCGCAGTTGTGAACTCTCAGTGAAAATTGGAGGAATGCTGCCAGTTAAATAGGGTTTgtcatataattaaggaaattggCACCAGGCGCCAGATTAACGCCTATAAATTGGAGGTATCTGTAAgttttctctaattttgatcCGAGTTCTTTTTCAAATATCTCATTTAAGTTTTTCATACTGTGCTTCAGAAAACAACTGATGCAATTTGCTTAAAACATTACCCTTTTACTCCTGTTAGGATAACTAAACAATGACTTTGAAATTTAGAACATTTTAgtttgttctctaattttgatatATGTTGATataattttgatttcatatacatttatgatataatacttatataaattatatgatatgaaatgaatacaaattatttacatatatttaacatAAGAATGGTGTCATctatgcaaaaatgcatttggtTCTTGCATGTCTTCTAATTCTACTTATGAAGTCGCTTAGCCCATGATCCATGAGCCCATGAATATGAGAAGTTGTGGTTCAGATCATTGTATCTTGCTTAAAGTGTGATTTGAAGGTTTAAGTCTTGCTCGACTGACCATTTTTTAATGAACCAATTAAAAAGGCATTTGTCAGAAGATGTTTAATAGGTGGTGGTGTATTTGGTTGCACTTTCAGAGGGGGATAACCTCAAGTAGCTTACTGCAGCCACTGTTTTCAGCAAATGTCAAATaaagattacataatcagatttttAAGAACGCCGGCAGCTTAACCGCAGATTTTTAGGGAGGCTAAAGCCTAAGTAGGTCTGGAATTGCCTATGGTACCAAGTTTGAATTTGAAAGTGCAAATAAGAGCCAAGGAAAATGGAAAGATTTGACAggaatttacttaatttttggtctggtgttcttttatgttccatggaagaaagtaagtaatacaattaataatgaaATTAACTAAGCTTCAAATTGCTGGTGAATCTGTCATATGTTTCTTGATGGTTCAAATGAtgaacaatgatttttttttatcctgatgCCTCGGGGAAGAAAGGACTGATTGATTTTTAGGAATTGAGAAAACATTTAAGAGCTACAAAGACATTAAGAAGCCATTTagtacaatgttttttatttaaaccttAAATTTGCTTCTTATACAGGTGAGATCTGAATGGATGTTTCCCAGGACTGTCTGCACAGCCTTTATGAGATGGAAACTAGGATTAGCAATTAGCAATAAAAAGCCTATTTGGATTTCAAATGGCTCATTGATTGGGTGAAACTCTTCTCAGAACAGCATGTTATGTGTGTAATGAGAAACTAATGTTGTCACTGTTAACTTATCCCCAGCTTGAAGGAACACAGTCAGCGCTGGTGGCCCTAGTGGGTCACACCAAACTGTAATCTGTTCAATTCAGACAGCACTGAATTGACAATTGACCAACCATAAAATCACAACTGTGAAGACCTGCGGTGTGAATGTCCTAGTGCAGAGCAAAAGAGGTGTTAATGCAATCAACCAGAAGgtaatatttaaatgataaatgatacACTGCAAATGAAACTCACAAAACTTCAAAAGGCTCAATAGCAATAggctttaatcagactgaatgaCTTGTCTGAGGTACGATGATGGATTTTTCACTTCTGAGAGCAATTACGAAATTCCTAAACATATGGACATTTACATACATGTTGACCATCAACGGCCGAGGGTTAGGAGCTCCACAGAAACACTGATGGAAGCAGGGCTTGTGAATGGAGAGCTGATAACTGACTGTACTTCATACTCAATGACTGACTCATTCAGTTCACTCTTGGCCTCCAATAAAACGCCCActcttctatctgtctgtctactcATTCCATACATCCAGTTATCTGCTGGATTCTAGTGCAACAGATGCTTTACTCTTCTCTGCATTCACTAACTAACAAACAAGTACTGAGGTCTTAGTTTAATGGATGTtggagtatcatatttgatattatAATATTGTAGTAGCATGTCTAGTATGTTCTGTGATTTTAGTTCTGCCCTCTGTGATTTAGTTTTCCTGTGTTAATTAGCTCATTCTAATCTCTTGGCTCCCTTTGTCAGAGTCATGTTTATGTACCTTGTTTCCTCTGttagtctgtctgtctttgtctaaTGTGTGTGAAGATTTAGCCTGTGATATTCTCCTTAGGTTTGTTAATATATCaatttatattatgtttaaaatgtataataaaaatatcgTTAAAATGTCcttttgcatgcaaaaaaaaaacaaaaaacctaccATTAATTTAACAGATCCGATTTTcactttaattctaaatattaagtTGAACTCATGAACTCAATTAATTAGCTATTTTTCCTCTCATTTTTAATTGTCTAGAGTCAGTGGTTTCAGGGTTATATTAACAAAGAGGTAAATGTTATGTTAAAGTTATCTTTATTTAGCACATGTTTGAATCATATCCAGGAGCAGACAAATCTCTCACTAGTGGGAGTGAAACTTTTTTATGCTGGGAGACAGCAAGTGATATGCAATTATATTAAAATCCTAAAATTGGAAACACCATATGAAATATAGCAAGTATTTGTTACACCCACTCAAACTAAAAATCACCATGAACTGGTTCAAGAGCAACAAATAGGGGTGTAATGCATGTTTTGGTTTTGAAGGGTCAGTTGCAGTCCTGTTACACTTCTTTTCCTTAATAAAATGTTACAGTTAACATTTTAAAGAGTAAGGTGTTCGCTTGGTGGTATGGTTTGTAGAGAACATCTGTGTGAGCAAATCTCAAGACACAGTCTGCGACTGACATCAGTGATGGACTGATGGCTCAGAAagctgaaagagagagaagaaataaTAGCCTGCAGCGGGTGCCTTGACATATTTGACTggcattttaagatttaaaaaacagTTCATGTAGACTCCACAGTGAGCAGATGTTATTGCTGCTAGTTTGGTCAGTTGGACAGTGGGGTGCTTACCTGGAAAACCAATGAAGAGATACAATGAAATCAGCGACAGTAAAGATTTATCCTTTACTAATGTATCGAAGAAAGAGCTGGAAAAGTTTGGCCCAATCATAAGTAATTCTATTAAAATATGgaaagcagcagaaaagattatGGGAGTTTCAAATCTCTACTGTCAATCTACCCCCATATGGCATAATAATAATCTTTGTACTGGTAACAAACCGTTCGTTTCTTAATGCTGGGTTGAATGTGGTATTTGCACTTTAAAAGATCTATACAATGATTGTGGGCTCAAGTCCTTTCAGATTCTTAAAGATGAATTCTCTCTCCCAGGATTCTCCTTTTTCTTGTATTTAAGATTGAGATCTGCATTGAAAGCATATGGTGTACCCTGGTCGACTAAACTATCTCCTCATCCTATGATAAACTGGATAGATTCTAGTATGGATTCTAGAGGTATTGTGAGTATAATTTATAAATCGCTTGTGGTGCGACAGTACTCCAATATTCCAATTGAGAGCTTCTGGGAGAGGGACATTGTCTGGAGAAATTGTTTTGCTACCTCAAAGAACCCAGCAGATCAAATGATTCAATACAAGTTAATCTATAAGTCGTATGCCACCCCATTTATTATATGAAATGAAAAGAAAGCCTGACCCCTTATGTCACCTATGCAGCAGTGCAAGTCAaggtacatatatgcatatgTTCTGGGACTGTTCTAGAATTGAGATGTTTTGGTCCTCGGTGCAGGACATATTGACTGATCTTCTAAAGACTCCGATCCAAAAGGATCCAGTGCTTTTTCTTTTGTTGGATGATTCCTCGTTATCACTGTCTGTCAATCAGATGAGGATTTTGTCTGCTGCCCTCACTGCTGCTAAAAAAGTTATCCTGAAACTTTGGTTTGAGCCATCTATCCCAGCTACGTCTACTTGGATGTCCTATCTGCTGGACATTGCTCTTTTGGAGTGTACCACAGCTAAAGTGCATGGAGCCACCAGAAGGACACTACTCTTTTGGTTGGACCTT
This window harbors:
- the lhfpl3 gene encoding LHFPL tetraspan subfamily member 3 protein, encoding MIPGTPAAMLPATEAAKIYQTNYVRNSRAIGVLWAIFTILFAIVNVVCFVQPYWIGDGMDTPQAGYFGLFHYCIGNGLSRDLTCQGSFTEFGSIPSSAFKAASFFIGMSMVLVLSCIGSFAFFFFCSTATVYKICGWMQLAAGVCLVLGCMIYPDGWDADEVKRMCGEGTDKYTIGACSVRWAYILAIMGIMDALILAFLAFVLGNRQDGLMSEELLGDKSGNA